A genomic stretch from Penaeus vannamei isolate JL-2024 chromosome 6, ASM4276789v1, whole genome shotgun sequence includes:
- the LOC138861930 gene encoding mucin-4-like codes for MMLELDEAQHAAANMASPSLLPPPMLPFLLVIRPSASFSQRQTLSSLSSASDPQLPVFSTLSSASDPQHQTLSSLSSASDPQLPHQTLSSLSLASDPQHPVFSTLSSASDPQLPVLSIRPSAPSPCPQHQTLSSLSSATDPQLPVLSMKPSAPCPKHQTLSILFSASDPQLPVLSIRPSASCSQHQTLSSLSSASDHQLPHQTLSSLSSASDPEHPILSIRPSAPCPQHQTLSSLSSASDPEHPILSIRPSAPCPQHQTHSSLIRPSAPCPQHQTLSSLSSASCPRLPVLRIRPSAPCLQHHTLSTLSSASCPRLPVLSIKPSAPCPQHQTLSILSSAPCPKHQTISSLSSALDPQHQTLSILSSAPYPQRQTLSSLSSVSASAPCPQHQTLSSLSSASDPQLPHQILSSLSSASDPQLPVLGIRASAPCPQHQTLSSLSSASDPQLTRQTLSSLSSASDPQLPVLSARPSAPCPQHQILSSLSSASDPQLLYQTLSSLSSVSDPQLPVLSIRPSASCSQHQTLNSLIRPSAPCPQHQTISSLSSASDPEHPILSIRPSAPCPQHQTLSILFSASDPQLPVLSIRPSALCPQHQTLSILFSASDPQLPHQTLSSLSSASCPRLPVLRIRPSAPCLQHHTLSTLSSASCPRLPVLSIKPSAPCPQHQTLSILSSAPCPKHQTISSLSSALDPQHQTLSILSSAPYPQRQTLSSLSSVSASAPCPQHQTLSSLSSASDPQLPHQILSSLSSASDPQLPVLGIRASAPCPQHQTLSSLSSASDPQLTRQTLSSLSSASDPQLPVLSARPSAPCPQHQILSSLSSASDPQLLHQTLSSLSSASDPQLPVLSIKPTAPCPRHQILSSLSSASDPQLPDLTSDPQLPVLSIRSSAPCPQHQTLSILFSASDPQLPVLGIRSSAPCPQPSDPQLPVLSVRPLASCSQRQTLSSLSSASDPQLPVLSIRPSAPCPQHQTLSSLSSASDPQLPVLGIRPSASCSQRQTLSSLSSASDPQLPVLSARPSTLCPQHQILSSLSSASDPQLPVLGIRPSASCSQRQTLSSLSSASDPQLPVLSARPSTSCPQHQILSSLSSASDPQLPVLSIRPSAPCPQRQTLSSLSSASDPQHPVLSVRPSAPCPQHQILGSLSSAPDPQLLFLSNRSSAPCPQHQTLSSLSSASDPQLPHQTLSSLSSASDPQHSVLGIRPSAPCPQYQTLSSLIRPSAPCPQHQTLSTLSSVSDPQLPVLSIRPSAFCPRHQILSSLSSVSDPQLSVLSIGPSASCPQHQTLSSLSSASDPQLLVLGIRSSAPCPQRQTLGSLSSASDPQLPVLSVRPSAPCPQRQTLGSLSSAVRPSAPCPQRQTLSSLSSASDHQHPVLSVRPSAPCPQRQILGSLSSAPSAPCPQRQTLSSLSSASDTQLSVLSVRPSAPCPQRQTLSSLSSAVRPSAPCPQRQTLSSLSSASDTQLSVLSVRPSAPCPQRQTLSSLSSAVRPSAPCPQRQTLGSLSSASDPWLPLPGARRRRRPSPPPKQPAAPFLCDDSLPSPV; via the exons catcagaccctcagcatcCTTTtctcagcgtcagaccctcagctccctgtcctcagcatcagaccctcagctccctgtcttTAGCActctgtcctcagcatcagatcctcagcatcagaccctcagctccctgtcctcggcatcagaccctcagctccct catcagaccctcagctccctgtccttagcatcagaccctcagcacCCTGTCTTTAGCActctgtcctcagcatcagatcctcagctccctgtcctcagcatcagaccctcagctccct ctccctgtcctcagcatcagaccctcagctccctgtcctcagcgacagaccctcagctccctgtcctcagcatgaAACCGTCAGCTCCCTGTCCtaagcatcagaccctcagcatcctgttctcagcatcagaccctcaacTCCCTGTCCtaagcatcagaccctcagcatcctgttctcagcatcagaccctcagctccctgtcctcagcatcagaccatcagctccct catcagaccctcagctccctgtcctcagcatcagaccctgaGCATCCTattctcagcatcagaccctcagctccctgtcctcagcatcagaccctcagctctctgtcctcagcatcagaccctgaGCATCCTattctcagcatcagaccctcagctccctgtcctcagcatcagacccacagctccct catcagaccctcagctccctgccctcagcatcagaccctcagctccctgtcctcagcatcctGTCCTCGACTCCCTGTCCTCAggatcagaccctcagctccctgtcttcAGCATCATACCCTTAGCACCCTGTCCTCAGCATCCTGTCCTCgactccctgtcctcagcatcaaaCCCTCAGCTccttgtcctcagcatcagaccctcagcatcctgtcctcagctccctgtcctaaGCATCAGACcatcagctccctgtcctcagcattagaccctcagcatcagaccctcagcatcCTGTCCTCAGCTCCCTatcctcagcgtcagaccctcagctccctgtcctcagtaTCAGcttcagctccctgtcctcagcatcagaccctcagctccctgtcctcagcgtcagaccctcagctccct catcagatcctcagctccctgtcctcagcatcagatcctcagctccctgtcctcggcATCAGagcctcagctccctgtcctcagcatcagaccctcagctccctgtcctcagcatcagatcctcagctcact cgtcagaccctcagctccctgtcctcagcatcagatcctcagctccctgtcctcagcgccAGACCCTCAGcaccctgtcctcagcatcagatcctcagctccctgtcctcagcgtcagaccctcagctcctt tatcagaccctcagctccctgtcctcagtatcagaccctcagctccctgtcctcagtaTCAGACCCTCAGCATCCTGttctcagcatcagaccctcaacTCCCT catcagaccctcagctccctgtcctcagcatcagaccatcagctccctgtcctcagcatcagaccctgaGCATCCTattctcagcatcagaccctcagctccctgtcctcagcatcagaccctgaGCATCCTattctcagcatcagaccctcagctccctgtcctcagcatcagaccctcagctctctgtcctcagcatcagaccctgaGCATCCTattctcagcatcagaccctcagctccct catcagaccctcagctccctgtcctcagcatcctGTCCTCGACTCCCTGTCCTCAggatcagaccctcagctccctgtcttcAGCATCATACCCTTAGCACCCTGTCCTCAGCATCCTGTCCTCgactccctgtcctcagcatcaaaCCCTCAGCTccttgtcctcagcatcagaccctcagcatcctgtcctcagctccctgtcctaaGCATCAGACcatcagctccctgtcctcagcattagaccctcagcatcagaccctcagcatcCTGTCCTCAGCTCCCTatcctcagcgtcagaccctcagctccctgtcctcagtaTCAGcttcagctccctgtcctcagcatcagaccctcagctccctgtcctcagcgtcagaccctcagctccct catcagatcctcagctccctgtcctcagcatcagatcctcagctccctgtcctcggcATCAGagcctcagctccctgtcctcagcatcagaccctcagctccctgtcctcagcatcagatcctcagctcact cgtcagaccctcagctccctgtcctcagcatcagatcctcagctccctgtcctcagcgccAGACCCTCAGcaccctgtcctcagcatcagatcctcagctccctgtcctcagcgtcagaccctcagctcctt catcagaccctcagctccctgtcctcagcatcagatcctcagctccctgtcctcagcatcaaaCCCACGGCTCCCTGTCCTCggcatcagatcctcagctccctgtcctcagcatcagaccctcagctccctgacctca catcagaccctcagctccctgtcctcagcatcagatcctcagctccctgtcctcagcatcagaccctgaGCATCCTATTCtcagcatcagatcctcagctccctgtcctcggcataagatcctcagctccctgtcctcagc catcagaccctcagctccctgtcctcagcgtcagacccttAGCATCCTGTtctcagcgtcagaccctcagctccctgtcctcagcatcagatccccagctccctgtcctcagcattaGACCCTCAGCTCcatgtcctcagcatcagaccctcagctccctgtcctcagcgtcagaccctcagctccctgtcctcggcatcagaccctcagcatcCTGTtctcagcgtcagaccctcagctccctgtcctcagcatcagatcctcagctccctgtcctcagcgccAGACCCTCAACTctttgtcctcagcatcagatcctcagctccctgtcctcagcgtcagaccctcagctccctgtcctcggcatcagaccctcagcatcCTGTtctcagcgtcagaccctcagctccctgtcctcagcatcagatcctcagctccctgtcctcagcgccAGACCCTCAACTtcttgtcctcagcatcagatcctcagctccctgtcctcagcatcagaccctcagctccctgtcctcagcatcagaccctcagctccctgtcctcagcgtcagaccctcagctccctgtcctcggcatcagaccctcagcatcCTGTtctcagcgtcagaccctcagctccctgtcctcagcatcagatcctcggctccctgtcctcagcgccAGACCCTCAACTCCTTTTCCTCAGCAacagatcctcagctccctgtcctcagcatcagaccctcagctccctgtcctcagcatcagaccctcagctccct catcagaccctcagctccctgtcctcagcatcagaccctcagcattCTGTCCTcggcatcagaccctcagctccctgtcctcagtatcagaccctcagctccct catcagaccctcagctccctgtcctcagcatcagaccctcagcacCCTGTCCTCCgtatcagaccctcagctccctgtcctcagcatcagaccctcagcattCTGTCCTCGGCATCAGAttctcagctccctgtcctcggtATCAGACCCTCAGCTCTCTGTCCTCAGCATCGGACCCTCAGCttcctgtcctcagcatcagaccctcagctccctgtcctcggcatcagatcctcagctccTTGTCCTCGGCATCAGATCCTCAGcaccctgtcctcagcgtcagaccctcggctccctgtcctcagcgtcagaccctcagctccctgtcctcagcgtcagaccaTCAGcaccctgtcctcagcgtcagaccctcggctccctgtcctcagc cgtcagaccctcagcaccctgtcctcagcgtcagaccctcagctccctgtcctcagcgtcagaccaTCAGcaccctgtcctcagcgtcagaccctcagctccctgtcctcagcgtcagatcctcggctccctgtcctcagc accctcagctccctgtcctcagcgtcagaccctcagctccctgtcctcagcatcagacacTCAGCTctctgtcctcagcgtcagaccctcagcaccctgtcctcagcgtcagaccctcagctccctgtcctcagc cgtcagaccctcagctccctgtcctcagcgtcagaccctcagctccctgtcctcagcatcagacacTCAGCTctctgtcctcagcgtcagaccctcagcaccctgtcctcagcgtcagaccctcagctccctgtcctcagc cgtcagaccctcggctccctgtcctcagcgtcagaccctcggctccctgtcctcagcgtcagacccttGGCTCCCTCTCCCGGGCGCGAGGAGACGCCGccgaccctctcctcctccgaaaCAACCTGCAGCGCCGTTCCTTTGTGACGACTCCTTGCCCTCGCCAGTTTAA